The Tardiphaga alba genome includes a window with the following:
- a CDS encoding class I adenylate-forming enzyme family protein, which translates to MPDQTAPVTRHEVLYGDRVVACFKDRPATLDAMLRSAAARKPDGTALVLGDRRVTYAELDRIAENVARHLVAAGFRKGERIAMLLGNCLEFIFCAVGATRAGMIVVPMNTRQRAPEIDYVLQQCQAAALVYDGECEANLPAPRAEVRRQWVVGSGRAPSFAELTHNTPAVALPQLQQEDTAYLLYTSGTTGHPKGAMLTHASIIHSVLNFQHGYSLHEGDVTMLAVPASHVTGLVALILATINVAGTLVIMPAFKAPEFLAIAARERMTYTLMVPAMYNLCLLQPDFDAHDLSAWRIAGFGGAPMPEATIKRLAQALPKLDLCNAYGSTETTSPATMFPPGSPAEKINTVGRPVTGAHIIIADDDGREVPRGQDGELLIAGAMVVPGYWDNPDATRTGFVGGYWRSGDIGRMDTDGYVSVVDRKKDMINRAGFKIYCTEVENVMSHHPAIVESAVVGKPDPVLGERVHAFAYSPEGGDEADIRKYCAERLSDYKVPDSITFLNEPLPRNANGKILKTELRKMMAEVELSK; encoded by the coding sequence ATGCCAGACCAGACCGCGCCCGTGACCCGCCATGAGGTGCTCTACGGCGACCGCGTTGTCGCCTGTTTCAAAGACCGCCCCGCCACCCTCGATGCCATGCTGCGCAGCGCCGCCGCGCGAAAGCCGGATGGTACGGCGCTGGTGCTGGGCGACAGGCGCGTCACCTATGCCGAACTCGACCGCATCGCCGAGAACGTCGCCCGCCATCTGGTCGCTGCCGGTTTCCGCAAAGGCGAGCGCATTGCGATGCTGCTCGGCAATTGCCTCGAGTTTATTTTTTGCGCGGTCGGCGCCACACGCGCCGGCATGATCGTCGTGCCGATGAATACGCGCCAGCGTGCGCCCGAGATCGATTATGTGCTGCAGCAGTGCCAGGCCGCAGCCCTGGTCTATGACGGCGAATGCGAGGCCAACCTGCCCGCACCGCGCGCGGAGGTTCGGCGTCAGTGGGTCGTCGGCAGCGGACGCGCCCCATCCTTTGCCGAGCTGACACACAACACGCCGGCCGTCGCCTTGCCGCAACTGCAGCAGGAGGACACCGCCTATCTGCTCTATACATCCGGCACCACTGGCCATCCGAAAGGCGCGATGCTCACCCATGCGAGCATCATTCATTCGGTGCTGAACTTCCAGCATGGCTACAGCCTGCATGAGGGCGACGTCACCATGCTGGCCGTGCCGGCCTCGCATGTCACCGGACTAGTGGCGCTGATCCTGGCTACGATCAATGTCGCCGGCACGCTGGTCATCATGCCCGCCTTCAAGGCGCCGGAGTTTCTCGCCATCGCGGCGCGCGAGCGCATGACCTACACGCTGATGGTGCCGGCAATGTATAATCTCTGCCTGCTGCAGCCGGATTTCGACGCACACGATCTCTCCGCCTGGCGCATTGCCGGTTTCGGCGGCGCGCCGATGCCGGAAGCCACCATCAAGCGCCTCGCGCAAGCGCTGCCGAAACTCGATCTCTGCAATGCCTATGGCTCGACGGAGACCACATCGCCCGCAACCATGTTTCCGCCGGGCTCACCTGCCGAGAAAATCAATACGGTGGGACGGCCCGTGACCGGCGCACATATCATCATCGCCGATGACGACGGGCGCGAGGTGCCGCGCGGCCAGGATGGCGAATTGCTGATTGCTGGCGCGATGGTGGTGCCGGGCTATTGGGACAATCCCGATGCGACGCGAACGGGCTTTGTCGGCGGCTACTGGCGCTCCGGGGATATCGGCCGCATGGATACCGACGGCTATGTCAGCGTGGTCGATCGCAAGAAGGACATGATCAATCGCGCCGGCTTCAAGATCTACTGCACCGAGGTCGAGAATGTGATGTCGCATCACCCCGCCATCGTCGAAAGTGCGGTGGTCGGCAAGCCCGATCCGGTGCTGGGCGAACGCGTGCACGCTTTCGCCTACAGTCCCGAGGGCGGCGACGAGGCCGACATCCGCAAATATTGCGCGGAGCGATTGAGCGACTACAAAGTGCCGGACAGCATCACGTTCCTGAACGAGCCACTGCCAAGGAATGCGAACGGGAAGATTCTGAAGACGGAATTGCGGAAGATGATGGCGGAAGTTGAATTGTCGAAGTGA
- the dmeF gene encoding CDF family Co(II)/Ni(II) efflux transporter DmeF, with the protein MSPRDTDALAHDHVFLGRDHDANTRRTLWVVALTAVMMVGEIVAGTVFNSMALLADGFHMATHAVALAVAAGAYAFARRNAHNPRFTFGTGKVGDLAGFASALILAVIAIGIAVESVQRLFTPSTVAFGEATVIAIIGLVVNIASAVLLSGGHHHHGHDHHGHGHGHGHDHHHAHHHDNNMRSAFMHVLADALTSVLAIAALLAGRYLGWVWLDPVMGIVGGIVIAIWSWNLLRDTSAVLLDTADPHLEAEIRDEVERPGDARIFDLHVWRVGPGAHAAIVAFAGAASTEAVRQRLTAVHELQHVTVEAR; encoded by the coding sequence ATGAGCCCCCGCGACACCGACGCCCTCGCCCATGATCACGTCTTCCTCGGGCGCGATCACGACGCCAATACGCGCCGCACGCTATGGGTCGTGGCCCTCACCGCTGTGATGATGGTTGGCGAGATCGTCGCCGGCACGGTGTTCAACTCGATGGCGCTGCTGGCCGACGGTTTCCATATGGCCACCCATGCGGTCGCGCTCGCTGTTGCAGCCGGCGCCTACGCCTTTGCCCGCCGCAACGCGCATAACCCGCGCTTCACCTTCGGCACCGGCAAGGTCGGCGATCTCGCCGGCTTTGCATCCGCGCTCATTCTGGCGGTGATCGCCATCGGCATCGCCGTCGAATCCGTGCAGCGGCTGTTCACGCCATCCACCGTCGCCTTCGGCGAAGCCACGGTGATCGCGATCATCGGCCTCGTCGTGAACATCGCCAGCGCCGTCCTGCTCAGCGGCGGCCACCATCACCACGGACACGATCATCATGGTCATGGACATGGACATGGCCACGATCACCATCACGCGCATCATCACGACAACAATATGCGCTCCGCCTTCATGCATGTGCTGGCCGATGCGCTGACATCGGTACTGGCCATCGCGGCGCTGCTGGCCGGCCGTTACCTTGGCTGGGTCTGGCTCGATCCGGTCATGGGCATTGTCGGCGGCATCGTGATCGCCATCTGGTCGTGGAACCTGCTGCGCGACACCTCCGCCGTGCTGCTCGACACCGCCGACCCGCATCTCGAAGCGGAGATCCGCGACGAGGTCGAGCGCCCCGGCGATGCCCGCATCTTCGATCTGCATGTCTGGCGCGTCGGCCCCGGCGCCCATGCCGCCATCGTCGCCTTTGCCGGCGCCGCCAGCACCGAGGCGGTGCGCCAGCGCCTCACCGCCGTGCATGAATTACAGCATGTGACGGTGGAAGCGCGCTGA
- a CDS encoding metal/formaldehyde-sensitive transcriptional repressor yields MSHLSADKTKLLARVRRLAGQMAAIEKAINEDAGCATILHQVAGVRGAVSGLMDELIEDHVREHVAHPKLSAAARAEGAEELIAAIRRYAK; encoded by the coding sequence ATGTCCCATCTCTCCGCCGATAAGACAAAACTGCTCGCCCGGGTTCGCCGCCTCGCCGGCCAGATGGCCGCCATCGAGAAGGCCATCAACGAGGATGCCGGCTGTGCCACCATCCTGCATCAGGTGGCCGGCGTGCGTGGCGCCGTCAGCGGGCTGATGGACGAGTTGATCGAGGACCATGTCCGCGAACATGTCGCGCATCCGAAACTCTCTGCCGCCGCCCGCGCTGAGGGCGCGGAGGAGCTGATCGCCGCGATCCGGCGCTACGCCAAATAG
- a CDS encoding DUF1178 family protein, whose product MIRYNLRCDKGHGFESWFQSSGAYDSQVKRKLVNCPQCGSAKVEKAIMAPQIGRKGNQKQQQGHEVVAQPAPADNAPLMMAPQEAELRAKLKELRDHITSNADNVGESFPTEARAMHYGDKEHRPIYGEASLEEARSLIDEGIEVAPIPVLPGDRN is encoded by the coding sequence ATGATCCGTTACAATCTACGCTGCGACAAAGGCCACGGTTTCGAAAGCTGGTTCCAGAGTTCCGGCGCCTACGACTCCCAGGTGAAGCGCAAGCTCGTGAATTGCCCGCAATGCGGATCGGCGAAAGTCGAGAAAGCCATCATGGCTCCGCAGATCGGCCGAAAGGGCAACCAGAAGCAGCAGCAAGGGCATGAGGTCGTTGCCCAGCCCGCGCCTGCCGACAATGCGCCGCTGATGATGGCGCCGCAGGAAGCCGAGCTGCGCGCCAAGCTGAAGGAACTGCGCGACCACATCACCAGCAATGCCGACAATGTCGGCGAGAGCTTTCCGACCGAAGCGCGCGCCATGCACTATGGCGACAAGGAGCATCGGCCGATCTATGGCGAGGCCTCGCTCGAAGAAGCGCGGTCGCTGATCGACGAAGGCATCGAGGTGGCGCCGATTCCCGTGCTGCCCGGCGACCGGAACTAG
- a CDS encoding ComF family protein, translating to MDTEAPLPWSLPARLRGALHYCHRTLTQSARLVLDIALPLQCVACREPVASAGVCAACWSQLSFIAPPFCSRLGIPFVYDPGPDILSMQAIATPPAYFRARAAVRYDEVARTLVHHLKYHDRTDLAPIMGSWMARAGAELLAEADVIVPVPLHWRRGFSRRFNQSGALAKAINQACGVPVARDALRRVRPTEHQIGLSRAQRATNVQGAFKVPPERRHEVQGRRVVLVDDVLTSGATSDACARALLRAGAAQVDLLVFARVVVPHGGPI from the coding sequence ATGGACACCGAAGCGCCCCTGCCGTGGTCGCTGCCCGCACGTTTGCGCGGCGCGCTTCATTATTGCCATCGCACCCTCACGCAATCCGCGCGGCTCGTCCTCGATATCGCGTTACCCCTGCAATGCGTCGCCTGTCGGGAACCGGTCGCGAGCGCGGGCGTCTGCGCGGCGTGCTGGAGCCAACTCTCCTTCATCGCGCCGCCCTTCTGCAGCCGGCTCGGCATTCCCTTCGTCTATGATCCTGGGCCGGACATCCTGTCGATGCAGGCGATCGCGACGCCGCCGGCCTATTTTCGCGCCCGCGCCGCCGTGCGTTACGATGAGGTGGCGCGCACGCTGGTGCATCACCTGAAATATCACGACCGCACCGATCTCGCGCCGATCATGGGCAGTTGGATGGCCCGTGCCGGCGCCGAACTGCTGGCCGAGGCCGATGTGATCGTGCCAGTGCCGCTGCACTGGCGACGTGGCTTCAGCAGGCGATTCAACCAGTCCGGCGCGCTGGCGAAGGCGATCAACCAGGCCTGCGGCGTGCCGGTGGCGCGGGATGCCCTGCGCCGCGTCCGCCCCACCGAGCACCAGATCGGCCTATCGCGCGCCCAGCGCGCGACCAATGTGCAGGGCGCCTTCAAGGTGCCGCCCGAACGCCGGCATGAGGTCCAGGGTCGCCGGGTTGTCTTGGTCGATGACGTCCTGACATCGGGGGCGACATCGGACGCCTGCGCCCGCGCCCTGCTGCGTGCCGGGGCCGCCCAGGTGGACCTGCTGGTCTTTGCCCGGGTTGTGGTGCCCCATGGCGGTCCCATATAA
- a CDS encoding YeaH/YhbH family protein has translation MHIVDRRLNPSGKSLENRQRFLRRAKTLVQGAVKKASQDRDIKDVLEGGEVTIPLDGMNEPRFHREGGVRDRVLPGNKKFVEGDILQRPQSKGGGGNGAGEGDGEDAFRFVLSRDEFVDIFLDDLELPDLSKRKLAEVENEGLRRAGYTTSGSPANISVSRTVRRAMARRVALQRPRPEVIAQLEAELDHCSDDRRLELVAEIERLKSKIKRIPFIDPIDIRYRRFETVPKPVAQAVMFCLMDVSGSMSEHMKDLAKRFYMLLYVFLTRRYKKVEIVFIRHTDRAEEVDEQTFFHGPASGGTLVSSALETMHEIVQSRFRPADWNIYAAQASDGDNSYADSDRTGALLRDAILPVSQFFAYLEVGESGGHPFEMAESSLWTLYQRLRNEGEPLSMRKVNDRSEIFPVFHDLFQRRTGKEIAP, from the coding sequence ATGCATATCGTCGATCGACGCCTCAATCCGAGTGGCAAGAGTCTCGAAAACCGGCAACGGTTTTTGCGGCGGGCCAAGACTCTGGTGCAGGGCGCGGTGAAGAAGGCGTCCCAGGACCGCGATATCAAGGACGTCCTCGAAGGCGGCGAAGTCACGATCCCGCTCGACGGCATGAACGAACCACGCTTTCACCGCGAAGGCGGCGTGCGCGACCGCGTCCTCCCCGGCAACAAGAAATTCGTCGAAGGCGACATCCTGCAGCGGCCGCAATCGAAAGGTGGTGGTGGAAACGGGGCCGGCGAAGGTGATGGCGAGGACGCGTTCCGCTTCGTCCTCAGCCGCGACGAATTCGTCGATATCTTTCTCGACGATCTCGAATTGCCCGACCTCTCCAAGCGCAAGCTGGCCGAGGTGGAGAACGAAGGCCTGCGCCGCGCGGGCTATACGACATCGGGCTCGCCGGCCAATATTTCGGTCAGCCGCACCGTGCGACGGGCGATGGCCCGGCGCGTCGCGCTACAGCGACCACGGCCGGAAGTGATCGCACAGCTCGAAGCCGAGCTCGATCATTGCAGCGACGACCGTCGGCTCGAGCTCGTCGCCGAGATCGAGCGGCTGAAGTCGAAGATCAAGCGCATTCCCTTCATCGATCCCATCGATATCCGCTATCGCCGCTTCGAGACCGTGCCGAAGCCGGTGGCTCAGGCGGTGATGTTCTGCCTGATGGATGTCTCGGGCTCGATGTCCGAGCACATGAAGGATCTCGCCAAGCGATTCTACATGCTGCTCTATGTCTTCCTCACCCGGCGCTACAAGAAGGTGGAGATCGTCTTCATCCGTCACACCGACCGCGCCGAGGAAGTGGACGAGCAGACCTTCTTCCACGGCCCCGCCTCCGGCGGCACGCTGGTGTCGAGCGCGCTGGAGACGATGCACGAGATCGTGCAGTCGCGCTTCCGCCCCGCCGACTGGAATATCTATGCCGCGCAGGCCTCGGACGGCGACAACTCCTATGCCGATAGCGATCGCACCGGCGCCTTGCTGCGCGACGCCATCCTGCCGGTGTCGCAGTTCTTCGCCTATCTCGAAGTCGGCGAGAGCGGCGGCCATCCGTTCGAGATGGCGGAATCCTCGCTATGGACGTTGTATCAGCGCCTGCGCAACGAGGGCGAGCCGCTCTCCATGCGCAAGGTCAATGACCGCAGCGAAATCTTCCCGGTGTTCCACGATCTGTTCCAGCGCCGCACGGGCAAGGAGATCGCGCCATGA
- the grxC gene encoding glutaredoxin 3 — protein sequence MAAAIEIYTRPGCGYCSAAISLLQRKKAEFTHFDTSTDPDLRQQMFDRTRPGATFPQIFIGGTHIGGCDDLYALDREGKLDAMIEGATA from the coding sequence ATGGCCGCCGCCATCGAAATCTACACCCGCCCCGGCTGTGGCTATTGCAGCGCTGCCATCTCGCTGCTCCAGCGCAAGAAGGCCGAGTTCACCCATTTCGACACATCGACCGATCCGGACCTGCGCCAGCAGATGTTCGACCGCACCCGCCCGGGCGCGACCTTCCCGCAGATCTTCATCGGCGGCACGCATATCGGCGGCTGCGACGACCTTTACGCGCTCGACCGCGAAGGCAAGCTCGACGCCATGATCGAAGGAGCGACCGCATGA
- a CDS encoding PrkA family serine protein kinase → MYNDSLFNAFARTFEARSQTDMSMSEYLESCRGDPMKYANAAERLLAAIGEPEMIDTAKDSRLGRIFLNRTIRSYPAFAGFHGMEDTIERIVAFFRHAAQGLEERKQILYLLGPVGGGKSSLAERLKQLMEVHPIYVLKAGDELSPVFESPLSLFDPDQLGPMIEEKYGIPRRRLTGLMSPWCYKRLEAFGGDISQFRVARIQPSRLRQIGIAKTEPGDENNQDISSLVGKVDIRKLETYAQNDPDAYSYSGGLNRANQGVLEFVEMFKAPIKMLHPLLTATQEGNYIGTENIGAIPFTGVILAHSNESEWQSFKTNKNNEAFIDRICVIKVPYCLRVAEEQKIYEKLISSSELASAPCAPATLETLARFSVMSRLRKHENSTTFAKMRVYDGESLKESDPKARSVQEYKDAAGVDEGMDGVSTRFAFKILAATFNHDTLEVGADPVHLMYTLEQAIRREQLPDEVEKRYLEFIKAELVPRYAEFIGHEIQKAYLESYADYGQNLFDRYVDYADAWIEDQDFKDPDTGQMMDRDLLNQELSKIEKPAGIANPKDFRNEVVKFSLRSRAHNSGKNPTWTSYEKIREVIEKRIFSQVEDLLPVISFGSKKDGDTEKKHDDFVARMVERGYTERQVRRLVEWYMRVKQAG, encoded by the coding sequence ATGTACAACGATTCTCTGTTCAATGCGTTCGCTCGAACCTTCGAAGCCCGGAGCCAGACGGACATGTCGATGTCCGAATATCTGGAGTCCTGCCGCGGCGACCCCATGAAATACGCCAACGCCGCCGAGCGATTGCTAGCTGCGATCGGTGAGCCTGAAATGATCGACACGGCCAAGGACTCCCGCCTTGGCCGTATTTTTTTGAATCGTACGATTAGGTCTTATCCTGCATTCGCCGGCTTTCACGGCATGGAAGACACGATCGAGCGCATCGTCGCTTTTTTCCGGCACGCGGCGCAGGGCCTGGAAGAGCGCAAGCAGATCCTCTATCTGCTCGGCCCCGTCGGCGGCGGCAAGTCATCGCTCGCCGAACGCCTGAAGCAGCTGATGGAAGTGCATCCCATCTATGTGCTGAAGGCCGGCGATGAACTCTCGCCGGTGTTCGAAAGCCCGCTGTCGCTATTCGATCCCGATCAACTCGGTCCGATGATCGAGGAGAAATACGGCATCCCGCGCCGCAGGCTCACCGGGCTGATGAGCCCGTGGTGCTACAAGCGGCTCGAAGCCTTTGGCGGCGATATCTCGCAGTTCCGCGTGGCGCGCATCCAGCCGTCGCGCTTGCGCCAGATCGGCATCGCCAAGACCGAGCCGGGCGACGAGAACAATCAGGACATCTCCTCGCTGGTCGGCAAGGTGGATATCCGCAAGCTGGAGACCTACGCGCAGAACGATCCCGACGCCTATTCCTATTCCGGCGGCCTCAACCGCGCCAATCAGGGCGTGCTTGAATTCGTCGAAATGTTCAAGGCGCCGATCAAGATGCTGCATCCGCTGCTCACGGCGACGCAGGAAGGCAACTATATCGGCACCGAGAATATCGGCGCGATTCCGTTCACCGGCGTGATCCTCGCCCACTCCAATGAGTCGGAGTGGCAGAGTTTCAAGACCAACAAGAACAACGAAGCCTTCATCGACCGTATCTGCGTCATCAAGGTTCCGTATTGCCTGCGCGTCGCAGAAGAACAGAAGATCTACGAGAAGCTGATCTCGAGCTCCGAACTTGCCTCAGCGCCCTGCGCGCCGGCAACGCTGGAAACCCTCGCCCGCTTCTCGGTGATGTCGCGCCTGCGCAAGCACGAGAACTCCACCACCTTCGCCAAGATGCGGGTCTATGACGGCGAGAGCCTGAAAGAATCGGATCCGAAGGCGCGCAGCGTCCAGGAATACAAGGACGCGGCCGGTGTTGATGAAGGCATGGACGGTGTCTCGACGCGCTTCGCGTTCAAGATCCTGGCCGCGACCTTCAACCATGACACGCTGGAGGTCGGCGCCGACCCCGTGCATCTGATGTACACGCTGGAGCAGGCGATCCGGCGCGAACAACTGCCCGATGAAGTCGAGAAACGCTACCTTGAATTCATCAAGGCCGAGCTGGTGCCGCGCTATGCCGAATTCATCGGCCATGAGATCCAGAAAGCCTATCTGGAATCCTATGCCGATTACGGCCAGAACCTGTTCGACCGCTATGTCGACTACGCCGATGCCTGGATCGAGGATCAGGATTTCAAGGATCCCGACACCGGCCAGATGATGGACCGCGATCTGCTCAATCAGGAACTGAGCAAGATCGAGAAGCCTGCCGGCATTGCGAATCCGAAGGACTTCCGCAACGAGGTCGTCAAATTCTCGCTGCGCTCGCGGGCGCATAATTCCGGCAAGAACCCGACCTGGACCTCTTACGAAAAGATCCGCGAAGTGATCGAGAAGCGCATCTTCTCGCAGGTCGAGGATCTCCTGCCGGTCATCTCGTTCGGGTCGAAGAAGGATGGCGACACCGAGAAGAAGCATGACGACTTCGTCGCCCGCATGGTCGAGCGCGGCTACACCGAACGCCAGGTGCGCCGCCTTGTCGAATGGTACATGCGGGTGAAACAGGCGGGCTAG
- a CDS encoding carbon-nitrogen hydrolase family protein yields the protein MTEQTQTFVAAMVQMRTGLVPRDSLEQGRHLIREAALAGANYVQTPEVTNMMQTGRAGLFEHLRREEDDESLKAYRALAAELGIYLHIGSLAVQASPERAANRAFFIAPSGDVLATYDKIHMFDIDLPNGETYRESANYQPGETAVISDLPWGRIGITICYDVRFPALYRALAEAGASFLTVPSAFTQKTGEAHWHTLLRARAIENGCYVFAAAQGGTHENKRSTYGHSLIVDPWGVVIAEAMGTDPGFIIAEIDTAKVTEARNTVPSLQHGRRFGIRDAKAGPGHLHLVRDAT from the coding sequence ATGACCGAGCAAACGCAGACATTCGTCGCCGCCATGGTGCAAATGCGCACCGGGCTCGTGCCGCGCGACAGCCTGGAACAGGGTCGCCACCTGATCCGCGAAGCCGCCCTTGCCGGCGCCAATTACGTGCAGACGCCGGAAGTCACCAACATGATGCAGACCGGCCGCGCCGGGCTGTTCGAGCATCTGCGCCGCGAGGAAGACGACGAATCGCTGAAGGCCTATCGCGCCCTCGCCGCCGAGCTCGGCATCTATCTGCATATCGGATCGCTGGCTGTGCAGGCCTCGCCGGAACGCGCCGCCAATCGCGCGTTCTTCATCGCGCCAAGCGGCGATGTGCTTGCCACCTACGACAAGATCCACATGTTCGACATCGACCTGCCGAACGGCGAGACCTATCGCGAATCCGCAAACTATCAGCCCGGCGAAACCGCCGTCATTTCCGATCTGCCATGGGGCCGCATCGGCATTACCATCTGCTACGACGTTCGCTTTCCTGCACTTTACCGTGCACTCGCCGAAGCCGGCGCGTCGTTCCTCACCGTGCCCTCGGCCTTCACGCAGAAGACCGGCGAGGCCCATTGGCACACGCTGCTGCGCGCCCGCGCCATCGAAAACGGCTGCTACGTCTTCGCCGCCGCGCAAGGCGGCACGCATGAGAACAAGCGTTCGACCTATGGCCACTCACTGATCGTTGATCCGTGGGGCGTGGTGATCGCCGAAGCCATGGGCACCGATCCCGGCTTCATCATTGCCGAGATCGACACCGCCAAGGTGACCGAGGCACGCAACACCGTGCCGTCGCTGCAGCATGGCCGCCGCTTCGGCATTCGCGATGCCAAGGCCGGCCCCGGCCACCTGCATCTGGTGCGTGACGCGACATGA
- a CDS encoding SpoVR family protein, whose protein sequence is MNSFKESKKLFEGADWDFTTIQRIHDACEDIALKDLGLNVYPNQIEVITAEQMLDAYSSVGMPLYYKHWSFGKQFAHQEASYRKGLMGLAYEIVINSSPCISYLMEENTATMQTLVIAHAAFGHNHFFKNNYLFKQWTDADGILDYLDFAKAYVAQCEEKYGRIAVEQTMDAAHALMSHGVDRYPGKRSLDLRAEEKRARERREHEQATFNDLWRTVPTGPSKNRTELSAERRRALLGLPQENLLYFLEKAAPRLRTWQRELLRIVRNIAQYFYPQGQTKVMNEGTATYVHYRIMTALHERGQITDGNFLEFLGSHTNVVFQPDFDSKYFSGFNPYALGFAMMQDIERIVTDPEDEDREWFPDIAGKGDVMGVLRDVWANYRDESFISQFLSPRLMRHMRMFHLHDDPADTSGILVEAIHNERGYRSVRRALSRQYDVGLIDANIEVMDVDLAGDRRLMLKHSVLNGALLNEVDARRVLQHLADLWSYDVSLTEVDASGSVLKEHIVHPRMMAAAA, encoded by the coding sequence ATGAATTCCTTCAAGGAGAGCAAGAAGCTGTTTGAAGGCGCCGACTGGGACTTCACGACAATCCAGCGCATCCATGATGCCTGCGAGGACATCGCGCTGAAGGATCTCGGCCTCAACGTCTATCCGAACCAGATCGAGGTGATCACCGCCGAGCAGATGCTGGACGCCTATTCCTCCGTGGGCATGCCGCTCTATTACAAGCACTGGTCGTTCGGAAAACAGTTCGCCCATCAGGAAGCGTCCTATCGCAAGGGCCTGATGGGGCTGGCCTATGAGATCGTGATCAATTCCTCGCCCTGTATCTCCTATCTGATGGAGGAGAACACGGCGACCATGCAGACGCTGGTGATCGCGCATGCCGCTTTCGGCCACAACCACTTCTTCAAGAACAATTACCTGTTCAAGCAGTGGACCGATGCCGATGGCATTCTCGACTATCTCGATTTCGCCAAGGCCTATGTGGCGCAATGCGAGGAGAAATATGGTCGCATCGCCGTCGAACAGACCATGGATGCCGCGCATGCGCTGATGTCCCATGGTGTCGATCGCTATCCGGGCAAACGGTCATTGGATCTGCGCGCCGAGGAAAAGCGTGCCCGCGAACGCCGCGAACACGAGCAGGCCACCTTCAACGATCTCTGGCGCACGGTGCCCACCGGCCCCTCGAAGAACAGGACAGAGCTCAGCGCCGAGCGGCGCCGCGCGCTGCTCGGCTTGCCACAGGAGAACCTGCTCTATTTCCTGGAAAAAGCTGCACCGCGCCTGCGTACCTGGCAGCGTGAGCTGCTGCGCATCGTTCGCAACATCGCGCAATATTTCTATCCGCAGGGCCAGACCAAGGTCATGAACGAGGGCACGGCGACCTATGTGCATTATCGCATCATGACGGCGCTGCACGAGCGCGGGCAGATCACCGACGGAAACTTCCTGGAATTCCTGGGATCGCACACCAATGTGGTGTTCCAGCCGGATTTCGACAGCAAGTATTTCTCCGGCTTCAATCCCTATGCGCTCGGCTTCGCCATGATGCAGGATATCGAGCGCATCGTCACCGATCCCGAAGATGAGGACCGCGAGTGGTTTCCGGATATCGCTGGAAAAGGCGATGTGATGGGCGTGCTGCGCGATGTCTGGGCCAATTATCGCGACGAGAGTTTTATCAGCCAGTTCCTGTCGCCGCGCCTGATGCGCCACATGCGCATGTTCCATCTTCACGACGATCCCGCCGACACATCGGGCATCCTTGTCGAGGCGATTCACAACGAGCGCGGTTATCGCAGCGTGCGCCGCGCGCTGTCGCGGCAATATGATGTCGGCCTGATCGACGCCAATATCGAAGTGATGGATGTCGACCTCGCCGGCGATCGCCGCCTGATGCTGAAGCATTCCGTGCTCAACGGCGCATTGCTCAACGAGGTCGATGCTAGGCGCGTGCTGCAGCATCTCGCCGATCTCTGGAGCTACGACGTTTCGCTCACCGAAGTCGATGCATCCGGTTCTGTGCTGAAGGAACACATCGTCCATCCCCGCATGATGGCCGCCGCGGCCTGA